The genomic segment GCTGATGTGATACTTGGCATTGAACCTGTCTGCCTGGCACAGAGTAGTCAAGCTCCAGTTAGCCCCTTCATCAGTGCTAAGTGGGAGAACAGCAAAGTTTGTAGAACCCATGAATGGTTTCAGACATGACAGCAAAACTCAACAGCAAGTTGATGCTCTCCCTGGGATGCCACATGCCATCTGCAGGTCAATCTGTTGCAAACATTTGGACAGGCTTTCTTCGCGTGTACAAATCCAAAGAAAGATGCTTActtactggcttttttttttctcagttacaGCATCAGACACTGTTATGTGTCGGAAGACCAAAGGCAAATGTTCATTCCTGTTGTGTCCCATGTTTAAGAGACCCAAGGGTACCTGTTACAATGGACTGGCAAAGTGCTGCAGGCCATTTTGGTGACCCTCTACAGCCTGTGCCCAGGcttgcagcagcagtagcacaGTTTTGTTCCTTACATGGGTAAGTATTGTTTTTGGTGCTGGCTTTCCTCAGAGGTGGTGAAAGTTACATTTGTATGTGACCATGTGCTTGCTTTTCACCTGTGTACTCACAACTGGGCTTTCACTGTGTGGAACCTCCTCATCCACTGCACCCTGTTTCTCCGTTATCATCAAGGCAGGGTTGAAGTGGTAGCCTGAAACtgggcagctcctctccactcCTCTCCCAGTCAAAGGTGGTTTGTGGTGTGAATCAGGCAGAATTCCTCATTGTGTTGGGGGAGAGTGTGATATGTCCTGTGTAATGCTCAGACACCACAGCAGATCTCATCCATCCCatatgctttcctgtggtagccaCCCATGGAGCCCTGATGGCCTCAGTTGCCACCCTGGGGTCCCTAGAAGAGAACACCAGGCTGTTTTTCAACTATTGAAGAGATTTAGTTGGGAAGGGAGTTCCTGTTATGCCCCACTCTTTCACCTTGGTTGAACCCATGGTGGGGGCGAAGTATGGAGGACTGGTGCTAAGTGAAGCCCAGATCTGACAGTGCAGCCCGTTGGGACTTTCCTCCAGCCCTTGGACTTCTGCATTGCCCTTTCCACCCACCACATGCCAAAGGAATGTGAGGCAGGGATGTCACTGCTTTCTCTCCCACTATGTTCCTCCCTTTGATTTGTGTCCGGCCCTTATCCTCACTAGACAGGTGAGATCCCATCTCCTCTGGTTAGACCTCCTGTCTCCCCTGGGGCACTGAGTTGCTCCGGCCAATGTAATATTTAGGAATATCTTGGTTAATGTCTAACTTTCCCACTTTCTCCATGCAAGGTGGCAGTCTTTCCTGAACAGATGGGTAAATGTGAAATGACTTATTTTCCTATCTTTCATGTAGGATACGCTTTCTCTTCCATAAGACTATTTACTCTCCTTATAATCTCAAGTTAAAGTGTTTTATCTTCCCTTCCCATCCTATATTCTCAGAAATGCCTC from the Colius striatus isolate bColStr4 chromosome 2, bColStr4.1.hap1, whole genome shotgun sequence genome contains:
- the DEFB1 gene encoding beta-defensin 1; translated protein: MSMKTMKILLLLVLLFPVVSQAAAVTASDTVMCRKTKGKCSFLLCPMFKRPKGTCYNGLAKCCRPFW